Proteins from a genomic interval of Arachis hypogaea cultivar Tifrunner chromosome 10, arahy.Tifrunner.gnm2.J5K5, whole genome shotgun sequence:
- the LOC112715670 gene encoding uncharacterized protein isoform X2 — MEATAAVAAAANAAAARGASLQLPPPPSRKEWRAVSEHHHSSRNPEDEELDNSKVGQSDERTIYEVQQGREPLDVDFCSITVDGTIDNDILQQQIHGVVRQRQELQQMEIELKAQMIARTEIMEIRNSYDAQLKEHVNNASKLQEQLCERERTIHELERKMEEKERELHTIKLDNEAAWAKQDLLREQNKELATFRRERDHSEAERAQHMKQIHDLQEHIQEKDRQLIELQEQHRVAQETLMYKDEQLREAQAWINRVREMDVFQSTTNQTLQAELRERTEQYNQLWMGFQRQFAEMERLHLHAIQQLQLELADARERSGTYHEDSQMSQMNSKKNVTQFGQENGNQFDLNGSNASGGNNGLIPNESSDNIPPFASSGNASVQTDHVAGVAMAPSSLLVPPSYLPPGQVTALHPFVMHQQGVPNSVASQVPQSHVGHFHPLAALSPMQQWKNQQQAVSEGSQVSMQDDPSASQTDQSMMRSDAKFNYEMPVNGQALHGDYLDAHIHQNEETQSVISSSTAETQVLQSVDKGQHVATQQDHSLRQISSQFSDALRLNSVDSNGEIKDKNSVTLPSEGHDQVLLVEAASSAGNASPVTAHAVHNDMVHSNITDSVLPEAFSSTGPTASTTIAKPMESPLIDERSLLASIVRTIPAGGRIRISSTLPNRLGKMLAPLHWHDYKKKYGKLDDFVASHPELFMIEGDYIQLREGAQKMVAANAAVAKVAAAAAASSPRSSYMPTVAVTPMANTYRLKKVPSVDSKNIKTDKSFQDYAVISSNMGDDPLKLSVTQHQQSNGACFGVAGGLSNVKILTKSKDSREKDGPSVQSGVQLAVGNGVTLDRTGMNNAQNSGPANGRPVSNFASKQQARATGAVYHSRR, encoded by the exons ATGGAGGCCACGGCTGCCGTTGCGGCTGCCGCCAACGCCGCTGCTGCTCGCGGCGCCTCTCTCCAGTTACCGCCACCTCCATCACGCAAGGAATGGCGTGCTGTTTCCGAGCACCATCATTCGTCGAGAAACCCTGAGGACGAG GAGCTAGACAACTCAAAAGTAGGGCAATCGGATGAGAGAACCATTTATGAG GTGCAGCAAGGAAGAGAGCCTCTTGATGTCGATTTCTGTTCGATAACAGTGGATGGAACGATAGACAATGATATTTTGCAGCAGCAGATTCATGGTGTTGTAAGGCAAAGACAGGAATTACAGCAAATGGAGATCGAACTGAAAGCTCAAATGATTGCTAGAACTGAGATAATGGAAATACGAAACAGCTATGATGCTCAACTCAAAGAACACGTTAACAATGCCAGTAAGCTTCAG GAGCAACTTTGTGAGAGGGAACGTACAATTCATGAATTGGAAAGGAAAATGGAAGAGAAGGAAAGAGAACTGCACACCATTAAATTAGACAATGAAGCG GCATGGGCAAAGCAAGACCTTCTTCGTGAGCAAAACAAAGAGCTAGCAACTTTCAG AAGGGAGCGTGATCATTCAGAAGCTGAAAGAGCTCAGCATATGAAACAAATACATGATCTTCAAGAACATATTCAAGAAAAAGACAGGCAGCTTATTGAGTTGCAGGAACAG CACAGAGTAGCTCAAGAGACCCTAATGTATAAAGATGAACAATTGAGAGAAGCCCAAGCTTGGATAAACCGTGTTCGTGAGATGGATGTTTTCCAATCAACAACAAACCAGACATTGCAGGCTGAATTGCGGGAACGTACAGAGCAGTATAACCAGCTCTGGATGGGTTTCCAGAGACAG TTTGCGGAGATGGAAAGACTTCATTTGCATGCTATCCAGCAGCTACAGCTTGAGCTAGCTGATGCAAGGGAGAGGAGTGGCACTTACCACGAGGACTCACAAATGTCCCAAATGAATTCAAAAAAGAATGTAACTCAGTTTGGACAGGAAAACGGAAACCAATTCGACTTGAATGGAAGCAATGCTTCAGGTGGAAATAATGGTCTTATTCCAAATGAAAGCTCAGATAATATTCCTCCATTTGCATCTAGTGGCAATGCTTCGGTCCAG ACTGATCATGTTGCTGGTGTCGCTATGGCTCCATCCTCCCTACTTGTGCCACCTTCATACCTTCCACCTGGCCAGGTGACTGCATTACATCCGTTTGTCATGCATCAACAAGGAGTGCCAAATTCAGTTGCATCACAAGTTCCTCAATCACATGTTGGCCACTTCCACCCACTGGCAGCATTGTCACCTATGCAGCAATGGAAAAATCAACAG CAGGCTGTCTCGGAGGGTTCACAGGTATCGATGCAGGATGATCCTTCTGCATCCCAAACTGATCAGAGTATGATGAGATCCGATGCTAAGTTTAATTATGAAATGCCCGTTAATGGACAAGCTCTTCATGGAGACTATTTGGATGCTCACATCCACCAAAATGAGGAGACTCAATCTGTAATTTCATCTTCTACTGCGGAAACACAG GTTCTTCAGTCAGTTGATAAAGGCCAACATGTTGCTACCCAGCAAGACCATAGCTTACGACAAATTTCGTCACAGTTCTCCGATGCCTTAAGATTGAACTCTGTTGACTCTAATGGTGAAATTAAG GATAAGAATTCTGTGACGTTACCTAGTGAGGGACATGACCAAGTATTGTTGGTAGAGGCAGCAAGTTCTGCTGGAAATGCATCACCTGTCACAGCCCATGCAGTTCACAATGATATGGTACATAGCAACATCACTGATTCAGTCTTGCCTGAAGCATTCTCCTCCACTGGCCCGACAGCATCAACTACAATTGCAAAGCCTATGGAAAGTCCTCTAATTGATGAAAGATCATTGCTGGCTAGTATTGTTCGCACTATTCCAGCTGGTGGCCGGATTCGAATCAGTTCAACA CTCCCTAACAGACTCGGTAAAATGCTCGCTCCTCTGCACTGGCATGATTACAAGAAAAAGTATGGAAAGCTGGATGATTTTGTTGCTAGCCATCCTGAA TTATTTATGATTGAGGGTGACTATATTCAGCTTCGCGAAGGAGCACAAAAGATGGTAGCTGCCAATGCCGCTGTTGCCAAAGTTGCTGCAGCAGCTGCAGCATCATCCCCTCGTTCTTCATATATGCCTACTGTGGCTGTTACACCAATGGCTAACACTTATCGCCTGAAGAAAGTTCCTTCAGttgattccaaaaatatcaaaactgACAAGTCTTTTCAGGATTATGCTGTTATCTCTTCGAATATGGGTGATGATCCTCTAAAATTATCAGTAACGCAGCATCAGCAATCAAATGGTGCATGCTTTGGTGTTGCGGGAGGCCTTTCAAATGtcaaaattttgaccaagtctaAGGATTCTCGGGAAAAGGATGGCCCATCTGTTCAGTCTGGTGTACAATTAGCTGTTGGCAATGGTGTAACCCTGGACCGAACCGGTATGAACAATGCCCAAAATTCAGGCCCGGCAAATGGGAGGCCAGTTTCCAATTTCGCTTCAAAACAGCAGGCCAG GGCAACTGGTGCTGTGTACCATTCTCGAAGATAG
- the LOC112715670 gene encoding uncharacterized protein isoform X4, which translates to MEATAAVAAAANAAAARGASLQLPPPPSRKEWRAVSEHHHSSRNPEDEELDNSKVGQSDERTIYEVQQGREPLDVDFCSITVDGTIDNDILQQQIHGVVRQRQELQQMEIELKAQMIARTEIMEIRNSYDAQLKEHVNNASKLQEQLCERERTIHELERKMEEKERELHTIKLDNEAAWAKQDLLREQNKELATFRRERDHSEAERAQHMKQIHDLQEHIQEKDRQLIELQEQHRVAQETLMYKDEQLREAQAWINRVREMDVFQSTTNQTLQAELRERTEQYNQLWMGFQRQFAEMERLHLHAIQQLQLELADARERSGTYHEDSQMSQMNSKKNVTQFGQENGNQFDLNGSNASGGNNGLIPNESSDNIPPFASSGNASVQTDHVAGVAMAPSSLLVPPSYLPPGQVTALHPFVMHQQGVPNSVASQVPQSHVGHFHPLAALSPMQQWKNQQAVSEGSQVSMQDDPSASQTDQSMMRSDAKFNYEMPVNGQALHGDYLDAHIHQNEETQSVISSSTAETQVLQSVDKGQHVATQQDHSLRQISSQFSDALRLNSVDSNGEIKDKNSVTLPSEGHDQVLLVEAASSAGNASPVTAHAVHNDMVHSNITDSVLPEAFSSTGPTASTTIAKPMESPLIDERSLLASIVRTIPAGGRIRISSTLPNRLGKMLAPLHWHDYKKKYGKLDDFVASHPELFMIEGDYIQLREGAQKMVAANAAVAKVAAAAAASSPRSSYMPTVAVTPMANTYRLKKVPSVDSKNIKTDKSFQDYAVISSNMGDDPLKLSVTQHQQSNGACFGVAGGLSNVKILTKSKDSREKDGPSVQSGVQLAVGNGVTLDRTGMNNAQNSGPANGRPVSNFASKQQARATGAVYHSRR; encoded by the exons ATGGAGGCCACGGCTGCCGTTGCGGCTGCCGCCAACGCCGCTGCTGCTCGCGGCGCCTCTCTCCAGTTACCGCCACCTCCATCACGCAAGGAATGGCGTGCTGTTTCCGAGCACCATCATTCGTCGAGAAACCCTGAGGACGAG GAGCTAGACAACTCAAAAGTAGGGCAATCGGATGAGAGAACCATTTATGAG GTGCAGCAAGGAAGAGAGCCTCTTGATGTCGATTTCTGTTCGATAACAGTGGATGGAACGATAGACAATGATATTTTGCAGCAGCAGATTCATGGTGTTGTAAGGCAAAGACAGGAATTACAGCAAATGGAGATCGAACTGAAAGCTCAAATGATTGCTAGAACTGAGATAATGGAAATACGAAACAGCTATGATGCTCAACTCAAAGAACACGTTAACAATGCCAGTAAGCTTCAG GAGCAACTTTGTGAGAGGGAACGTACAATTCATGAATTGGAAAGGAAAATGGAAGAGAAGGAAAGAGAACTGCACACCATTAAATTAGACAATGAAGCG GCATGGGCAAAGCAAGACCTTCTTCGTGAGCAAAACAAAGAGCTAGCAACTTTCAG AAGGGAGCGTGATCATTCAGAAGCTGAAAGAGCTCAGCATATGAAACAAATACATGATCTTCAAGAACATATTCAAGAAAAAGACAGGCAGCTTATTGAGTTGCAGGAACAG CACAGAGTAGCTCAAGAGACCCTAATGTATAAAGATGAACAATTGAGAGAAGCCCAAGCTTGGATAAACCGTGTTCGTGAGATGGATGTTTTCCAATCAACAACAAACCAGACATTGCAGGCTGAATTGCGGGAACGTACAGAGCAGTATAACCAGCTCTGGATGGGTTTCCAGAGACAG TTTGCGGAGATGGAAAGACTTCATTTGCATGCTATCCAGCAGCTACAGCTTGAGCTAGCTGATGCAAGGGAGAGGAGTGGCACTTACCACGAGGACTCACAAATGTCCCAAATGAATTCAAAAAAGAATGTAACTCAGTTTGGACAGGAAAACGGAAACCAATTCGACTTGAATGGAAGCAATGCTTCAGGTGGAAATAATGGTCTTATTCCAAATGAAAGCTCAGATAATATTCCTCCATTTGCATCTAGTGGCAATGCTTCGGTCCAG ACTGATCATGTTGCTGGTGTCGCTATGGCTCCATCCTCCCTACTTGTGCCACCTTCATACCTTCCACCTGGCCAGGTGACTGCATTACATCCGTTTGTCATGCATCAACAAGGAGTGCCAAATTCAGTTGCATCACAAGTTCCTCAATCACATGTTGGCCACTTCCACCCACTGGCAGCATTGTCACCTATGCAGCAATGGAAAAATCAACAG GCTGTCTCGGAGGGTTCACAGGTATCGATGCAGGATGATCCTTCTGCATCCCAAACTGATCAGAGTATGATGAGATCCGATGCTAAGTTTAATTATGAAATGCCCGTTAATGGACAAGCTCTTCATGGAGACTATTTGGATGCTCACATCCACCAAAATGAGGAGACTCAATCTGTAATTTCATCTTCTACTGCGGAAACACAG GTTCTTCAGTCAGTTGATAAAGGCCAACATGTTGCTACCCAGCAAGACCATAGCTTACGACAAATTTCGTCACAGTTCTCCGATGCCTTAAGATTGAACTCTGTTGACTCTAATGGTGAAATTAAG GATAAGAATTCTGTGACGTTACCTAGTGAGGGACATGACCAAGTATTGTTGGTAGAGGCAGCAAGTTCTGCTGGAAATGCATCACCTGTCACAGCCCATGCAGTTCACAATGATATGGTACATAGCAACATCACTGATTCAGTCTTGCCTGAAGCATTCTCCTCCACTGGCCCGACAGCATCAACTACAATTGCAAAGCCTATGGAAAGTCCTCTAATTGATGAAAGATCATTGCTGGCTAGTATTGTTCGCACTATTCCAGCTGGTGGCCGGATTCGAATCAGTTCAACA CTCCCTAACAGACTCGGTAAAATGCTCGCTCCTCTGCACTGGCATGATTACAAGAAAAAGTATGGAAAGCTGGATGATTTTGTTGCTAGCCATCCTGAA TTATTTATGATTGAGGGTGACTATATTCAGCTTCGCGAAGGAGCACAAAAGATGGTAGCTGCCAATGCCGCTGTTGCCAAAGTTGCTGCAGCAGCTGCAGCATCATCCCCTCGTTCTTCATATATGCCTACTGTGGCTGTTACACCAATGGCTAACACTTATCGCCTGAAGAAAGTTCCTTCAGttgattccaaaaatatcaaaactgACAAGTCTTTTCAGGATTATGCTGTTATCTCTTCGAATATGGGTGATGATCCTCTAAAATTATCAGTAACGCAGCATCAGCAATCAAATGGTGCATGCTTTGGTGTTGCGGGAGGCCTTTCAAATGtcaaaattttgaccaagtctaAGGATTCTCGGGAAAAGGATGGCCCATCTGTTCAGTCTGGTGTACAATTAGCTGTTGGCAATGGTGTAACCCTGGACCGAACCGGTATGAACAATGCCCAAAATTCAGGCCCGGCAAATGGGAGGCCAGTTTCCAATTTCGCTTCAAAACAGCAGGCCAG GGCAACTGGTGCTGTGTACCATTCTCGAAGATAG
- the LOC112715670 gene encoding uncharacterized protein isoform X7, which produces MEATAAVAAAANAAAARGASLQLPPPPSRKEWRAVSEHHHSSRNPEDEELDNSKVGQSDERTIYEQGREPLDVDFCSITVDGTIDNDILQQQIHGVVRQRQELQQMEIELKAQMIARTEIMEIRNSYDAQLKEHVNNASKLQEQLCERERTIHELERKMEEKERELHTIKLDNEAAWAKQDLLREQNKELATFRRERDHSEAERAQHMKQIHDLQEHIQEKDRQLIELQEQHRVAQETLMYKDEQLREAQAWINRVREMDVFQSTTNQTLQAELRERTEQYNQLWMGFQRQFAEMERLHLHAIQQLQLELADARERSGTYHEDSQMSQMNSKKNVTQFGQENGNQFDLNGSNASGGNNGLIPNESSDNIPPFASSGNASVQTDHVAGVAMAPSSLLVPPSYLPPGQVTALHPFVMHQQGVPNSVASQVPQSHVGHFHPLAALSPMQQWKNQQAVSEGSQVSMQDDPSASQTDQSMMRSDAKFNYEMPVNGQALHGDYLDAHIHQNEETQSVISSSTAETQVLQSVDKGQHVATQQDHSLRQISSQFSDALRLNSVDSNGEIKDKNSVTLPSEGHDQVLLVEAASSAGNASPVTAHAVHNDMVHSNITDSVLPEAFSSTGPTASTTIAKPMESPLIDERSLLASIVRTIPAGGRIRISSTLPNRLGKMLAPLHWHDYKKKYGKLDDFVASHPELFMIEGDYIQLREGAQKMVAANAAVAKVAAAAAASSPRSSYMPTVAVTPMANTYRLKKVPSVDSKNIKTDKSFQDYAVISSNMGDDPLKLSVTQHQQSNGACFGVAGGLSNVKILTKSKDSREKDGPSVQSGVQLAVGNGVTLDRTGMNNAQNSGPANGRPVSNFASKQQARATGAVYHSRR; this is translated from the exons ATGGAGGCCACGGCTGCCGTTGCGGCTGCCGCCAACGCCGCTGCTGCTCGCGGCGCCTCTCTCCAGTTACCGCCACCTCCATCACGCAAGGAATGGCGTGCTGTTTCCGAGCACCATCATTCGTCGAGAAACCCTGAGGACGAG GAGCTAGACAACTCAAAAGTAGGGCAATCGGATGAGAGAACCATTTATGAG CAAGGAAGAGAGCCTCTTGATGTCGATTTCTGTTCGATAACAGTGGATGGAACGATAGACAATGATATTTTGCAGCAGCAGATTCATGGTGTTGTAAGGCAAAGACAGGAATTACAGCAAATGGAGATCGAACTGAAAGCTCAAATGATTGCTAGAACTGAGATAATGGAAATACGAAACAGCTATGATGCTCAACTCAAAGAACACGTTAACAATGCCAGTAAGCTTCAG GAGCAACTTTGTGAGAGGGAACGTACAATTCATGAATTGGAAAGGAAAATGGAAGAGAAGGAAAGAGAACTGCACACCATTAAATTAGACAATGAAGCG GCATGGGCAAAGCAAGACCTTCTTCGTGAGCAAAACAAAGAGCTAGCAACTTTCAG AAGGGAGCGTGATCATTCAGAAGCTGAAAGAGCTCAGCATATGAAACAAATACATGATCTTCAAGAACATATTCAAGAAAAAGACAGGCAGCTTATTGAGTTGCAGGAACAG CACAGAGTAGCTCAAGAGACCCTAATGTATAAAGATGAACAATTGAGAGAAGCCCAAGCTTGGATAAACCGTGTTCGTGAGATGGATGTTTTCCAATCAACAACAAACCAGACATTGCAGGCTGAATTGCGGGAACGTACAGAGCAGTATAACCAGCTCTGGATGGGTTTCCAGAGACAG TTTGCGGAGATGGAAAGACTTCATTTGCATGCTATCCAGCAGCTACAGCTTGAGCTAGCTGATGCAAGGGAGAGGAGTGGCACTTACCACGAGGACTCACAAATGTCCCAAATGAATTCAAAAAAGAATGTAACTCAGTTTGGACAGGAAAACGGAAACCAATTCGACTTGAATGGAAGCAATGCTTCAGGTGGAAATAATGGTCTTATTCCAAATGAAAGCTCAGATAATATTCCTCCATTTGCATCTAGTGGCAATGCTTCGGTCCAG ACTGATCATGTTGCTGGTGTCGCTATGGCTCCATCCTCCCTACTTGTGCCACCTTCATACCTTCCACCTGGCCAGGTGACTGCATTACATCCGTTTGTCATGCATCAACAAGGAGTGCCAAATTCAGTTGCATCACAAGTTCCTCAATCACATGTTGGCCACTTCCACCCACTGGCAGCATTGTCACCTATGCAGCAATGGAAAAATCAACAG GCTGTCTCGGAGGGTTCACAGGTATCGATGCAGGATGATCCTTCTGCATCCCAAACTGATCAGAGTATGATGAGATCCGATGCTAAGTTTAATTATGAAATGCCCGTTAATGGACAAGCTCTTCATGGAGACTATTTGGATGCTCACATCCACCAAAATGAGGAGACTCAATCTGTAATTTCATCTTCTACTGCGGAAACACAG GTTCTTCAGTCAGTTGATAAAGGCCAACATGTTGCTACCCAGCAAGACCATAGCTTACGACAAATTTCGTCACAGTTCTCCGATGCCTTAAGATTGAACTCTGTTGACTCTAATGGTGAAATTAAG GATAAGAATTCTGTGACGTTACCTAGTGAGGGACATGACCAAGTATTGTTGGTAGAGGCAGCAAGTTCTGCTGGAAATGCATCACCTGTCACAGCCCATGCAGTTCACAATGATATGGTACATAGCAACATCACTGATTCAGTCTTGCCTGAAGCATTCTCCTCCACTGGCCCGACAGCATCAACTACAATTGCAAAGCCTATGGAAAGTCCTCTAATTGATGAAAGATCATTGCTGGCTAGTATTGTTCGCACTATTCCAGCTGGTGGCCGGATTCGAATCAGTTCAACA CTCCCTAACAGACTCGGTAAAATGCTCGCTCCTCTGCACTGGCATGATTACAAGAAAAAGTATGGAAAGCTGGATGATTTTGTTGCTAGCCATCCTGAA TTATTTATGATTGAGGGTGACTATATTCAGCTTCGCGAAGGAGCACAAAAGATGGTAGCTGCCAATGCCGCTGTTGCCAAAGTTGCTGCAGCAGCTGCAGCATCATCCCCTCGTTCTTCATATATGCCTACTGTGGCTGTTACACCAATGGCTAACACTTATCGCCTGAAGAAAGTTCCTTCAGttgattccaaaaatatcaaaactgACAAGTCTTTTCAGGATTATGCTGTTATCTCTTCGAATATGGGTGATGATCCTCTAAAATTATCAGTAACGCAGCATCAGCAATCAAATGGTGCATGCTTTGGTGTTGCGGGAGGCCTTTCAAATGtcaaaattttgaccaagtctaAGGATTCTCGGGAAAAGGATGGCCCATCTGTTCAGTCTGGTGTACAATTAGCTGTTGGCAATGGTGTAACCCTGGACCGAACCGGTATGAACAATGCCCAAAATTCAGGCCCGGCAAATGGGAGGCCAGTTTCCAATTTCGCTTCAAAACAGCAGGCCAG GGCAACTGGTGCTGTGTACCATTCTCGAAGATA G
- the LOC112715670 gene encoding uncharacterized protein isoform X1, whose protein sequence is MEATAAVAAAANAAAARGASLQLPPPPSRKEWRAVSEHHHSSRNPEDEELDNSKVGQSDERTIYEVQQGREPLDVDFCSITVDGTIDNDILQQQIHGVVRQRQELQQMEIELKAQMIARTEIMEIRNSYDAQLKEHVNNASKLQEQLCERERTIHELERKMEEKERELHTIKLDNEAAWAKQDLLREQNKELATFRRERDHSEAERAQHMKQIHDLQEHIQEKDRQLIELQEQHRVAQETLMYKDEQLREAQAWINRVREMDVFQSTTNQTLQAELRERTEQYNQLWMGFQRQFAEMERLHLHAIQQLQLELADARERSGTYHEDSQMSQMNSKKNVTQFGQENGNQFDLNGSNASGGNNGLIPNESSDNIPPFASSGNASVQTDHVAGVAMAPSSLLVPPSYLPPGQVTALHPFVMHQQGVPNSVASQVPQSHVGHFHPLAALSPMQQWKNQQQAVSEGSQVSMQDDPSASQTDQSMMRSDAKFNYEMPVNGQALHGDYLDAHIHQNEETQSVISSSTAETQVLQSVDKGQHVATQQDHSLRQISSQFSDALRLNSVDSNGEIKDKNSVTLPSEGHDQVLLVEAASSAGNASPVTAHAVHNDMVHSNITDSVLPEAFSSTGPTASTTIAKPMESPLIDERSLLASIVRTIPAGGRIRISSTLPNRLGKMLAPLHWHDYKKKYGKLDDFVASHPELFMIEGDYIQLREGAQKMVAANAAVAKVAAAAAASSPRSSYMPTVAVTPMANTYRLKKVPSVDSKNIKTDKSFQDYAVISSNMGDDPLKLSVTQHQQSNGACFGVAGGLSNVKILTKSKDSREKDGPSVQSGVQLAVGNGVTLDRTGMNNAQNSGPANGRPVSNFASKQQARATGAVYHSRR, encoded by the exons ATGGAGGCCACGGCTGCCGTTGCGGCTGCCGCCAACGCCGCTGCTGCTCGCGGCGCCTCTCTCCAGTTACCGCCACCTCCATCACGCAAGGAATGGCGTGCTGTTTCCGAGCACCATCATTCGTCGAGAAACCCTGAGGACGAG GAGCTAGACAACTCAAAAGTAGGGCAATCGGATGAGAGAACCATTTATGAG GTGCAGCAAGGAAGAGAGCCTCTTGATGTCGATTTCTGTTCGATAACAGTGGATGGAACGATAGACAATGATATTTTGCAGCAGCAGATTCATGGTGTTGTAAGGCAAAGACAGGAATTACAGCAAATGGAGATCGAACTGAAAGCTCAAATGATTGCTAGAACTGAGATAATGGAAATACGAAACAGCTATGATGCTCAACTCAAAGAACACGTTAACAATGCCAGTAAGCTTCAG GAGCAACTTTGTGAGAGGGAACGTACAATTCATGAATTGGAAAGGAAAATGGAAGAGAAGGAAAGAGAACTGCACACCATTAAATTAGACAATGAAGCG GCATGGGCAAAGCAAGACCTTCTTCGTGAGCAAAACAAAGAGCTAGCAACTTTCAG AAGGGAGCGTGATCATTCAGAAGCTGAAAGAGCTCAGCATATGAAACAAATACATGATCTTCAAGAACATATTCAAGAAAAAGACAGGCAGCTTATTGAGTTGCAGGAACAG CACAGAGTAGCTCAAGAGACCCTAATGTATAAAGATGAACAATTGAGAGAAGCCCAAGCTTGGATAAACCGTGTTCGTGAGATGGATGTTTTCCAATCAACAACAAACCAGACATTGCAGGCTGAATTGCGGGAACGTACAGAGCAGTATAACCAGCTCTGGATGGGTTTCCAGAGACAG TTTGCGGAGATGGAAAGACTTCATTTGCATGCTATCCAGCAGCTACAGCTTGAGCTAGCTGATGCAAGGGAGAGGAGTGGCACTTACCACGAGGACTCACAAATGTCCCAAATGAATTCAAAAAAGAATGTAACTCAGTTTGGACAGGAAAACGGAAACCAATTCGACTTGAATGGAAGCAATGCTTCAGGTGGAAATAATGGTCTTATTCCAAATGAAAGCTCAGATAATATTCCTCCATTTGCATCTAGTGGCAATGCTTCGGTCCAG ACTGATCATGTTGCTGGTGTCGCTATGGCTCCATCCTCCCTACTTGTGCCACCTTCATACCTTCCACCTGGCCAGGTGACTGCATTACATCCGTTTGTCATGCATCAACAAGGAGTGCCAAATTCAGTTGCATCACAAGTTCCTCAATCACATGTTGGCCACTTCCACCCACTGGCAGCATTGTCACCTATGCAGCAATGGAAAAATCAACAG CAGGCTGTCTCGGAGGGTTCACAGGTATCGATGCAGGATGATCCTTCTGCATCCCAAACTGATCAGAGTATGATGAGATCCGATGCTAAGTTTAATTATGAAATGCCCGTTAATGGACAAGCTCTTCATGGAGACTATTTGGATGCTCACATCCACCAAAATGAGGAGACTCAATCTGTAATTTCATCTTCTACTGCGGAAACACAG GTTCTTCAGTCAGTTGATAAAGGCCAACATGTTGCTACCCAGCAAGACCATAGCTTACGACAAATTTCGTCACAGTTCTCCGATGCCTTAAGATTGAACTCTGTTGACTCTAATGGTGAAATTAAG GATAAGAATTCTGTGACGTTACCTAGTGAGGGACATGACCAAGTATTGTTGGTAGAGGCAGCAAGTTCTGCTGGAAATGCATCACCTGTCACAGCCCATGCAGTTCACAATGATATGGTACATAGCAACATCACTGATTCAGTCTTGCCTGAAGCATTCTCCTCCACTGGCCCGACAGCATCAACTACAATTGCAAAGCCTATGGAAAGTCCTCTAATTGATGAAAGATCATTGCTGGCTAGTATTGTTCGCACTATTCCAGCTGGTGGCCGGATTCGAATCAGTTCAACA CTCCCTAACAGACTCGGTAAAATGCTCGCTCCTCTGCACTGGCATGATTACAAGAAAAAGTATGGAAAGCTGGATGATTTTGTTGCTAGCCATCCTGAA TTATTTATGATTGAGGGTGACTATATTCAGCTTCGCGAAGGAGCACAAAAGATGGTAGCTGCCAATGCCGCTGTTGCCAAAGTTGCTGCAGCAGCTGCAGCATCATCCCCTCGTTCTTCATATATGCCTACTGTGGCTGTTACACCAATGGCTAACACTTATCGCCTGAAGAAAGTTCCTTCAGttgattccaaaaatatcaaaactgACAAGTCTTTTCAGGATTATGCTGTTATCTCTTCGAATATGGGTGATGATCCTCTAAAATTATCAGTAACGCAGCATCAGCAATCAAATGGTGCATGCTTTGGTGTTGCGGGAGGCCTTTCAAATGtcaaaattttgaccaagtctaAGGATTCTCGGGAAAAGGATGGCCCATCTGTTCAGTCTGGTGTACAATTAGCTGTTGGCAATGGTGTAACCCTGGACCGAACCGGTATGAACAATGCCCAAAATTCAGGCCCGGCAAATGGGAGGCCAGTTTCCAATTTCGCTTCAAAACAGCAGGCCAG GGCAACTGGTGCTGTGTACCATTCTCGAAGATA G